In the Actinomycetota bacterium genome, GCGGCGAAGGAGGGCGACACGAGCCCGTTGTTCTCCTTGATGGCGTTGAGGGTAAGGAGGGCTTCGTAGGTGACGTCCACGATCTCCTGCCGCGACATCCACCGCGTCTCGTATCCCAGCATGTCTCGCCAGTGCGGGGAGAGGGAGGCATGGGCGAATTCCTCCAGTGTGCGGTGGATGATGCGGTAACCGTAACGCTCCGGATGGCGGTGGTAGGCGCATTCGGGGTCGATGAAGGGGGCGAGGGGGCCGATGCAGGGATTGACGCGGGGTCCGAAGCGGCGCAGGAGCTCCCCGCAGTATTCCACCGTCTCCATCACCGAGTCGCGGTCCTGGCCGGGAAGCCCGATCATGAAGAAGACGTCGAACTTGTCGCACCCTCCCTCCAGGGCCCAGGTGATACAGCGCTCCAGCTCCTCGTTGCCGTAGGGTTTGCCGATGACCTCGCGAATATCCTCGTCGTGGGTCTCTGGGGAGATCTGGAAGTCGAAGTTGTCGAAGCTAGAGGCCACGCGCTCGAAGTAGTCCCGGGGCGCGGGGGAGAAGAGCTCCAGCACGAGGTGGTTCCTGAGATCCACGTGGCTTAGCAGCTCCAGGGTCCGCAGGGCGTATTCGGTCCCCCCCTGCAGGAGGTCCCCGACCACGAAGATGGGTGCGGTGGTGAACCTGCTTATCAGCTCCACGTCGTAGGCGATGCGCTCCGGCGAGCGGAAGGCGGGACGCTCCCTGCCGCAGAGGCGGAGGAGCGCGCTGCGCGAGCCGCCGCAGAAGGCGCATTCACGCGTGCAGCCGCGGCAGGTCAGCACCATGGTGACGGGATAGCGCCACCAGTTCCAGAAGGCGCGCAGGCTCTTCCAGTCGCCGTATTTCAGCGCCGACCTGATCATGTACCGGTAGTTGTCTCCCAGATATTCGAGGCTGGCGGGAAGGTAGGAGAGAGGGTTCTCGATAACCGTTCCTCCCGGGCCCCGGAAGGTGAGATTGGGGATATCCGATACCGTGCCCCCTCCCTTGATGGCCTCCATGAGGCGAAGGAGAGGCTCTTCGGTGGAATCGCCCCTGAGCACGTAGTCCACGAAGGGATAGGAGACGAGCTCGCGGTGAAAATAGGTCGCGGAGTACCCGCCCATGATCACCGGTCTGGAGGGGTGGATCTCCTTGACCAGGCGAGCGACCTCCAGCGCTCCCTGGGAGTGGGTTAGCCAGTGCAGGTCTATGCCGAAGGCGGCGGGCTCGAGGCGCGAGAGGAAGCGCGGCACGTCGAAGCGGTGGTCCTCGAGCATGCGCTGCGCGAGGTTGACCACCCGCACGTTGATGCCGCGGCGCTCGAGATATTCTCCCAGATAGGTGAACCCTATGGGGTAGAGCTCGAAGACCGGCGTGGAGGGGACGAGGTCGCTGATGGGTCCGGGGACGATGGTGAGGCGGCGGAAGTCGTACACGCTGGGGGGATGCAGGAGAACGAGATCCGGCCTGGAAAAGAGCATCGTCCCACCTCGGTCCCACCTCGCCTGTCATGACGGTCAAGGAGAATGATAGACGCCGGGCTCCCCGCAGGCAAGGCGGGAACCCGGGCACGGACTGGGGCCGCCAGTCATGCGAGATGCTTGCCTTGACGCAAGGCGCCGCGACGGCGGCGCGACGCGTAGCGGCGCGGGGAAGAGTCGGCCCGCACCCGCGCCCTCAGGCCATGAGCCGGCAGAGAAAGTCCTCGCGGTCCCTGGCCATCTCCAGCAGGCGTGCGGAGAGCTCCTCGGCGATCCCGTCCACCGCGATGCAGAAGGCCACCTGCCCTCTGCGCAGGGTGTCCAGGATGCTGGATGCATCCTCGCAGATCTCGAAGATGGTGGATCCGTCCGTCACCAGCTTACACCCGGCGAGGGGACGCGAGCAGTCGGTGTGCTCGCGCAGGTATTGGAGGGTCTTGCGTATCTTCTGCAGCGATATGCCCCTCTGCTGCATGGCGACGATGGTCCGGAGCTCCACCAGGTTGCGGAAGTCGTAACGGTCTCTCCTGGCTCCTCCGGGAGAGAACTCCACCTCCGCAGGCTGCATGATCCCGGTCTTCTTCCAATAGCGCAACTGTCGCCGGGAACATCCGGACAGGCAGGCGGCCTGCTCCGAGTTAAAGGTCATGCGGGCCTCCCCAGGGCGTAAGATCGTGCAGTGAACACCGAGTGGTACGAGGATTTGCTCCGCTATCGGCAGGTCTATTTTTATAACAACCCGGCGCGTGCCGCAAGGGCATGACGAAAAAAAGTCGCGCTCGATTCCAGACACCCGCTCCGGGGTCGACACGGCGGCCTCGCCCCCGTGGGGCCGCCCTCGCGGGGAGCGGCGTTCAGCGCACCGATCGTGGCGCGGACATGCGGCGGCGGGCGCCACGCTGCCGCATCGGGAGGCCGGGGTGATGGCGGTGAAAAGTTGCGCAGGCGAGAATGGCAGTGCCGCGCCGCGCGTATACAAGGGGTCGCGCTTTGGATATAATGTTCAGACAAATAAGAGCTCCCTCACCTCATATGGTAGATTATGGGAGGTAAGGTTTGTCGTTTGACAGCATCAGGCCGCTGCGCGGGACCCTTTACCGGCGCGAGGTGGTGGGCGACATGGCGCGGGTCATCGCCCCCCCTTATGACGTCATCGGCGAGGAGGAGCAGAAGGTCCTGCTCGCGCGCTCTCCTTACAACATC is a window encoding:
- a CDS encoding TIGR04190 family B12-binding domain/radical SAM domain protein — encoded protein: MLFSRPDLVLLHPPSVYDFRRLTIVPGPISDLVPSTPVFELYPIGFTYLGEYLERRGINVRVVNLAQRMLEDHRFDVPRFLSRLEPAAFGIDLHWLTHSQGALEVARLVKEIHPSRPVIMGGYSATYFHRELVSYPFVDYVLRGDSTEEPLLRLMEAIKGGGTVSDIPNLTFRGPGGTVIENPLSYLPASLEYLGDNYRYMIRSALKYGDWKSLRAFWNWWRYPVTMVLTCRGCTRECAFCGGSRSALLRLCGRERPAFRSPERIAYDVELISRFTTAPIFVVGDLLQGGTEYALRTLELLSHVDLRNHLVLELFSPAPRDYFERVASSFDNFDFQISPETHDEDIREVIGKPYGNEELERCITWALEGGCDKFDVFFMIGLPGQDRDSVMETVEYCGELLRRFGPRVNPCIGPLAPFIDPECAYHRHPERYGYRIIHRTLEEFAHASLSPHWRDMLGYETRWMSRQEIVDVTYEALLTLNAIKENNGLVSPSFAARNDRRIRDTISLLKLVDDVLAIEDAALRRAELEKLRREAGKLFRELRLPKEELTWPVTGSRFRRFNLLRILMGWI
- a CDS encoding MerR family transcriptional regulator; amino-acid sequence: MTFNSEQAACLSGCSRRQLRYWKKTGIMQPAEVEFSPGGARRDRYDFRNLVELRTIVAMQQRGISLQKIRKTLQYLREHTDCSRPLAGCKLVTDGSTIFEICEDASSILDTLRRGQVAFCIAVDGIAEELSARLLEMARDREDFLCRLMA